One region of Hymenobacter sediminicola genomic DNA includes:
- a CDS encoding nucleoside deaminase → MDEFMQAAIAEARQGRKEGGIPIGSVLRRGNEIVSRGHNKRVQELDPIAHGEMDALRNAGRQRTYRDTVLYTTLMPCYMCAGTIVQFKIPKVVVGEARTFGESKDFLESHGVEVVILDSQECVDMMQEFIEAEPTLWNEDIMEL, encoded by the coding sequence ATGGATGAATTCATGCAGGCTGCCATTGCCGAAGCTCGCCAGGGCCGCAAAGAAGGCGGCATTCCGATTGGCTCGGTACTGCGCCGCGGCAACGAAATTGTAAGCCGCGGCCACAACAAGCGCGTGCAGGAGCTGGACCCCATTGCCCACGGCGAAATGGACGCCCTGCGTAACGCCGGCCGCCAGCGCACCTACCGCGACACGGTGCTCTACACTACGCTCATGCCCTGCTACATGTGCGCCGGCACCATCGTGCAGTTCAAGATTCCGAAAGTGGTAGTGGGCGAGGCCCGCACCTTCGGCGAGTCGAAGGATTTTCTGGAAAGCCACGGCGTGGAAGTCGTGATTCTGGACTCGCAGGAGTGCGTGGACATGATGCAGGAGTTCATCGAGGCCGAGCCTACGCTCTGGAACGAGGATATCATGGAGCTGTAA
- a CDS encoding xanthine dehydrogenase family protein molybdopterin-binding subunit: MPAPHSSRRNFIKTTGCLTIGFVLLSSSELWADAPAKQDLPGSLQDNPRINAWLELLPNGRARVLTGKIEIGQGIRTAVAQVAAEELNMAVEDVEVVLAETGRTPDERYTAGSASIEQSAMAVRYAAAAARQKLLALAAPVLRMKPGQLRLEQGIIKATDGRQVSVAQLLEGRQLTDEVRQPAPLKPKRDYQHVGRSVPRQDIEHMVRADAYYVQDLRFPGMVHARVLRPPTYEATLLQFDTKALQQAIPGVLKTVIDGSFVGILAEQEYQALRAQDYGRLHAQWSVGRVLPADTPLPELLRGLPGTTKEVASKGDFTKAPATGSLLTHQSSYFKPYLMHGSIGPSCAVALFEPSAQMLHVWTHSQGVYPLRESLAKLLGLSSDNVHVKGVPGSGCYGHNGADDVAADAALLARAVPGRHVRLQWSRDDEHAWEPYGSAMFFDLQARVNPKTGRITHWQHELWSDTHSTRPAGSPEKLLAAQYLAQPQRPKVEDDFSGGIYRNSEPYYQIPALRVQAHAVQGPLRVSALRGLGAFGNIFALESFMEELAVQSRQDPYEFRLRHLTDERAKAVIRKVRELVKDQKLAENEGLGLAFARYKNTAAYCAVVAKVSVDPASGFVRVPRIWAAIDAGEVINPDGLKNQTEGGLTQAASWTLNEEVLFNAQGITTRQWEQYPIFRFDEVPLVEVAVLDRPTEPPLGAGEAAQGPTAAALANAVFHACGKRIRHLPIRPEKLLG; this comes from the coding sequence ATGCCTGCGCCTCACTCCTCCCGCCGTAATTTCATAAAAACTACCGGCTGCCTGACTATCGGGTTTGTGCTGCTAAGCTCCTCTGAGTTGTGGGCGGATGCGCCGGCAAAGCAGGACCTGCCCGGCAGCCTCCAGGACAATCCGCGCATCAATGCGTGGCTGGAGCTGCTGCCCAACGGCCGGGCACGGGTACTGACGGGCAAGATTGAAATCGGGCAGGGTATCCGGACGGCGGTGGCCCAGGTGGCAGCGGAGGAGCTGAATATGGCCGTAGAGGACGTGGAGGTGGTGCTAGCCGAAACCGGCCGCACGCCCGATGAGCGTTACACTGCGGGCAGTGCCTCCATCGAGCAGAGCGCCATGGCAGTGCGCTACGCCGCCGCCGCCGCTCGTCAGAAACTGCTGGCGCTGGCGGCCCCGGTGCTCCGGATGAAACCGGGACAGCTGCGCCTTGAGCAAGGGATAATAAAGGCCACCGACGGCCGTCAGGTTTCCGTCGCTCAGCTCCTGGAGGGCCGCCAGCTCACCGACGAAGTGCGCCAGCCGGCTCCGCTCAAGCCCAAGCGCGACTATCAGCATGTGGGCCGCTCGGTGCCCCGCCAAGACATCGAGCACATGGTGCGGGCCGATGCTTACTACGTGCAGGACTTGCGTTTTCCCGGCATGGTGCACGCCCGCGTGCTGCGCCCGCCCACCTACGAAGCCACCTTGCTGCAATTCGATACAAAAGCATTGCAGCAGGCCATTCCCGGCGTGCTGAAAACGGTAATAGACGGCAGCTTCGTGGGCATTCTGGCCGAACAGGAATACCAGGCGTTGCGTGCCCAGGACTACGGCCGGCTGCACGCGCAGTGGTCGGTGGGGCGGGTTCTGCCGGCCGATACACCGCTGCCGGAGCTGTTGCGCGGTCTGCCCGGCACAACTAAGGAGGTAGCCAGCAAAGGTGATTTCACGAAAGCGCCGGCAACGGGCAGCCTCCTTACGCACCAGTCCAGCTATTTCAAGCCCTACCTGATGCACGGCTCCATCGGCCCGAGCTGCGCGGTGGCCTTGTTTGAGCCCTCTGCCCAAATGCTGCACGTCTGGACGCACAGCCAGGGCGTGTATCCGTTGCGCGAGTCGCTGGCGAAACTCCTGGGCCTGAGCTCTGACAACGTGCACGTGAAGGGCGTGCCCGGTTCCGGCTGCTACGGCCACAACGGCGCCGACGACGTGGCCGCCGATGCCGCCCTACTGGCCCGCGCCGTGCCCGGCCGCCACGTACGCCTGCAGTGGAGCCGCGACGATGAGCACGCCTGGGAACCCTACGGCAGTGCCATGTTCTTCGATCTGCAGGCCCGCGTCAATCCAAAAACTGGCCGCATCACGCACTGGCAGCACGAGTTGTGGTCGGATACGCATAGTACCCGGCCCGCTGGCTCACCCGAAAAGCTGCTGGCAGCCCAGTATCTAGCGCAGCCGCAGCGGCCTAAAGTAGAGGACGACTTCAGCGGCGGCATCTACCGCAACTCGGAGCCCTACTACCAGATTCCGGCGTTGCGGGTGCAGGCACACGCCGTGCAGGGGCCGTTGCGAGTATCAGCGTTGCGGGGGCTGGGGGCTTTCGGCAATATTTTCGCCCTCGAATCCTTTATGGAAGAACTGGCGGTGCAGTCCCGGCAGGACCCCTATGAGTTCCGCTTGCGCCACCTCACCGATGAGCGCGCCAAAGCCGTTATCAGAAAGGTGCGGGAACTGGTGAAAGACCAGAAGCTAGCCGAAAACGAGGGACTGGGCCTGGCATTTGCGCGCTACAAAAACACGGCCGCCTACTGCGCGGTGGTGGCCAAAGTGAGCGTAGACCCGGCCAGCGGCTTTGTGCGGGTACCGCGCATCTGGGCCGCCATTGATGCCGGCGAGGTCATCAACCCCGACGGCCTGAAAAACCAGACCGAGGGTGGCCTCACCCAAGCTGCCAGCTGGACCCTCAACGAAGAAGTGCTTTTCAATGCCCAGGGCATCACGACGCGACAATGGGAGCAGTACCCCATCTTCCGTTTTGATGAGGTGCCGCTGGTGGAAGTGGCCGTACTGGACCGCCCCACCGAGCCACCCCTGGGAGCCGGTGAGGCCGCCCAAGGCCCCACCGCCGCCGCGCTGGCCAATGCCGTATTTCACGCCTGCGGCAAACGGATTCGGCACCTGCCCATCCGCCCCGAGAAGCTGCTGGGATAA
- a CDS encoding rhomboid family intramembrane serine protease, protein MLANFGYKLRLLYFPVVALGVLLALLIGSGYWLLTVRLALFDPSSSQLFAGIFGLSALGMWPLLYKRLQLLRRGSDDRWVMLYYMAPMAVAGFTSLFLLDYLQERTSRLIRLTSIQELRQHPTATRYFTLQECHPSRQFAGAYPAISVSGKHDEHLDFDLYLACPLLPTPTDTTAVAGWLGLHFEHQVSNRLEEAQKEAEFQAFLQRSQDTFNAQDLTRFRYLTRVSGREDRREFQQAVQASLLRTATPAPAVVLQPEHTPFADRAAAARRHLACTLGIGWGVFLLMLVFPHLSSTDVEQWQQGIGRPSLWQQGQLFLRENPGVRATPVLVLLNVAVYLLMVSLLGGLSFRTPDLLAWGGSYRPLVLAGDYWRLLTPMFLHGGLLHIIYNMISLAVIGYMLEPMLGTGRLVLTYVLTGIAGVLASILWAPDTISVGASGAIFGLLGLMLGLIRRATPAARGMLLILPVVFGLPGLLLGFFSPTTDNAGHIGGLLGGILLGLWWQVHPEQTT, encoded by the coding sequence ATGCTGGCTAATTTTGGCTATAAGCTTCGGCTTCTTTATTTTCCGGTAGTGGCGTTGGGCGTCTTGCTGGCACTGCTGATAGGCAGTGGCTATTGGCTGCTGACGGTGCGGCTGGCCCTGTTCGACCCCAGTTCCAGCCAACTGTTTGCTGGCATTTTCGGATTGAGTGCGCTGGGAATGTGGCCGCTGCTATATAAGCGGCTGCAGCTGCTGCGGCGCGGCTCCGATGACCGATGGGTGATGCTCTACTACATGGCACCAATGGCGGTGGCAGGCTTCACGAGCCTGTTTCTGCTGGACTACTTACAGGAGCGCACCAGCCGCCTTATCCGCCTCACCAGCATCCAGGAGCTGCGCCAGCACCCCACTGCTACTCGCTACTTCACCTTACAGGAATGCCACCCCAGTCGGCAGTTTGCGGGCGCTTATCCGGCCATTTCCGTTTCCGGTAAGCACGACGAGCATCTGGATTTCGACCTGTACCTGGCCTGCCCTTTGCTCCCTACTCCCACCGACACCACGGCGGTGGCCGGCTGGCTGGGCCTTCACTTCGAGCATCAGGTAAGCAACCGCCTAGAAGAGGCGCAAAAGGAAGCGGAGTTTCAGGCGTTTTTGCAGCGCAGCCAGGATACCTTCAACGCACAGGACCTGACCCGTTTCCGGTACCTGACGCGCGTAAGTGGCCGTGAGGATAGACGTGAATTTCAACAGGCAGTGCAGGCCAGCTTGCTGCGCACCGCTACACCGGCTCCGGCTGTGGTGCTGCAGCCTGAGCACACGCCCTTCGCGGACCGGGCGGCGGCAGCGCGGCGGCATCTGGCCTGCACGTTGGGAATCGGCTGGGGCGTTTTCCTGCTGATGCTGGTCTTTCCTCATCTTTCCTCTACCGATGTTGAGCAATGGCAACAAGGAATTGGGCGACCCTCTCTGTGGCAGCAAGGGCAACTGTTTCTGCGCGAGAATCCGGGTGTGCGAGCTACCCCGGTGCTGGTGCTTCTTAACGTGGCGGTGTATCTGCTGATGGTCAGCCTACTGGGCGGCCTGAGCTTCCGAACCCCGGATTTGCTGGCCTGGGGCGGCAGTTACCGGCCGCTGGTGCTGGCTGGCGACTATTGGCGGCTGCTAACTCCCATGTTTCTGCACGGTGGTCTGCTGCACATCATCTATAATATGATTAGCCTGGCGGTCATCGGGTATATGCTGGAACCCATGCTAGGCACCGGGCGGCTGGTGCTGACCTACGTGCTGACGGGAATTGCCGGCGTGTTGGCCAGTATACTGTGGGCTCCGGATACCATCAGTGTGGGAGCATCCGGCGCCATCTTCGGGCTGCTGGGCCTGATGCTGGGCCTAATCCGCCGCGCCACGCCCGCTGCCCGTGGCATGCTGCTCATTTTGCCGGTAGTCTTTGGGTTGCCGGGGCTGCTACTCGGCTTCTTCTCGCCCACCACCGACAATGCCGGCCATATCGGTGGGCTGCTGGGCGGCATCCTGCTGGGTCTGTGGTGGCAGGTGCACCCTGAACAGACAACCTAA
- a CDS encoding (2Fe-2S)-binding protein, which produces MEADLTLLVNGQQHTLRVDPETPLLYVLRNNLGLNGPKFGCGLQQCGACMVLLNDIAWPSCQLPVRQTTGGVSITTLEGLTRPDGTLHPVQAAFVQEQAAQCGFCLNGMVISAVSLLKQYPQPSEEAIRNGLFRVLCRCSVHTRAIRAVQRAASSG; this is translated from the coding sequence ATGGAAGCTGACCTTACCCTGCTCGTTAATGGCCAGCAGCACACGCTGCGCGTAGACCCCGAAACTCCGTTGCTCTACGTGCTACGTAACAACCTGGGGCTGAACGGCCCTAAGTTCGGCTGCGGCCTGCAGCAATGCGGAGCCTGCATGGTATTGCTCAACGACATTGCCTGGCCCAGCTGCCAGTTGCCCGTGCGCCAAACCACCGGCGGTGTGTCCATTACCACCCTCGAAGGCCTTACCCGCCCCGATGGCACGCTGCACCCGGTGCAGGCAGCTTTCGTGCAGGAGCAGGCGGCCCAGTGCGGCTTTTGCCTGAATGGTATGGTTATTTCGGCCGTGTCATTGCTGAAGCAGTATCCGCAGCCCAGCGAAGAAGCTATTCGCAACGGTCTGTTTCGGGTGCTGTGCCGCTGCAGCGTACACACCCGTGCCATCCGGGCGGTGCAGCGCGCGGCATCATCGGGGTAG
- a CDS encoding chloride channel protein encodes MAKKLVHRILSPLLFWRLRHINDRVYLILVSVLVGLMAGLTAVLLKNSVHSSQEFLYSWVPEEKRVFALFLYPIIGIALSVIFTRYFLDGNLSRGLGPVIYNIARQGSIVPRSKLYSQFITSWLTVSFGGSAGLEAPISVTGAAQGSNLARLLRVGRRERRLLVGCGAAAGVAAIFNSPIAGVLFAVEVVLSELAAPYFIPLLISTATATVVSKALFEGQPFVLITTSWPVDAVPFYVMLGLCTALLSVYMIRVYFAADKFFERWPGTFRKVALGGLALGVLVFLFPPLYGEGYNIVQQLLAGKGQELVNGSIFAVYRDENVWILLGVATASMLLKVFATTITVGAGGNGGMFGSSLFAGALLGFVFARLINLSGLTSVTEVHFIVLGMAGVLAGVVHAPLTAIFLIAEITGGYALFVPLMVVTSSSYLITRYFEPYSVYTRKLVQRGVYVHHDRDRSLLSQLDLHHLVQTDFVAVHPQDTLGTLVDTFRHATRNLFPVVDDKGFLLGIVTLDTVRNALFDDEHYTTTRVQDLMTDPPATVNLDDSLLDTLRCMEQLNVPALPVVNQGVYVGFLLKSTILVGYRKQLLKETE; translated from the coding sequence ATGGCCAAAAAGCTTGTTCACCGGATTTTAAGCCCTTTGTTATTCTGGCGCTTACGCCACATCAACGACCGGGTGTACCTGATTCTGGTGAGCGTGCTGGTGGGCCTGATGGCCGGCCTGACGGCGGTACTGCTCAAGAACTCGGTGCACAGCTCGCAGGAGTTTTTGTATTCGTGGGTGCCGGAAGAGAAGCGCGTGTTTGCCCTATTTCTGTACCCGATTATCGGCATTGCCCTGTCGGTCATTTTCACGCGCTATTTTCTGGATGGCAACCTGAGCCGCGGACTGGGACCGGTGATATATAATATTGCCCGGCAGGGCAGTATTGTACCGCGCAGCAAGCTGTATTCGCAGTTCATCACCTCTTGGCTTACCGTGTCGTTTGGCGGCTCGGCAGGTTTGGAGGCCCCGATTTCCGTGACTGGCGCGGCGCAGGGCTCCAACCTGGCCCGGCTGCTGCGCGTGGGCCGGCGCGAGCGGCGCCTATTGGTAGGCTGCGGCGCGGCGGCAGGGGTAGCGGCTATCTTCAACTCGCCTATTGCCGGCGTGCTGTTTGCCGTAGAAGTGGTACTGAGCGAACTGGCTGCCCCATACTTCATTCCGCTCCTGATTTCAACGGCTACCGCCACGGTGGTGTCTAAAGCGCTGTTCGAAGGCCAGCCGTTCGTGCTCATCACCACCAGTTGGCCCGTTGATGCGGTACCGTTTTACGTGATGCTGGGGCTGTGCACGGCGCTACTGTCGGTGTACATGATTCGGGTGTACTTCGCGGCCGACAAGTTCTTTGAGCGCTGGCCGGGCACATTTCGGAAAGTGGCGCTGGGCGGCTTGGCGCTGGGGGTGCTGGTGTTTCTGTTTCCGCCGCTCTACGGTGAAGGCTATAACATTGTGCAGCAGCTGTTGGCGGGCAAAGGCCAGGAATTGGTCAACGGCTCCATTTTCGCGGTGTACCGCGACGAAAACGTGTGGATTTTGCTGGGGGTAGCCACGGCCAGTATGCTGCTGAAAGTGTTTGCCACCACCATTACGGTGGGCGCAGGCGGCAATGGGGGCATGTTTGGCTCGTCGTTGTTTGCGGGGGCACTGCTGGGCTTCGTGTTTGCACGCCTCATCAATCTGAGTGGCCTGACCAGCGTGACAGAGGTACATTTCATTGTGCTGGGCATGGCCGGCGTGCTGGCCGGCGTAGTGCACGCACCGCTCACGGCCATCTTCCTGATTGCCGAAATAACGGGCGGCTACGCCCTTTTTGTGCCTCTGATGGTGGTTACCAGCTCTTCCTACCTGATTACGCGCTACTTCGAACCCTACTCCGTGTACACCCGCAAGCTGGTGCAGCGCGGCGTCTATGTGCACCACGACCGGGACCGGAGCCTGCTTTCTCAACTTGACCTGCACCACCTTGTGCAGACCGACTTCGTGGCCGTGCACCCGCAGGATACGCTGGGCACGCTGGTCGATACGTTTCGCCACGCCACCCGCAACTTGTTTCCAGTGGTTGATGACAAGGGCTTTCTGCTGGGTATTGTCACGCTCGACACTGTGCGCAACGCGCTGTTCGATGATGAGCACTACACCACCACCCGCGTGCAGGACCTGATGACCGACCCACCGGCCACCGTCAACCTCGACGACTCTCTCCTCGATACTCTGCGCTGCATGGAGCAGCTGAACGTACCGGCCTTGCCGGTTGTGAATCAGGGAGTTTACGTTGGATTCCTGCTGAAATCCACCATTCTGGTCGGATACCGCAAACAACTGCTGAAGGAAACCGAGTAG
- a CDS encoding PD-(D/E)XK nuclease family protein yields MNLPTLPLTARTAISTESFLAQMARDLTTRYAPEELSDLVVVVPTRRAVVYLKNELAMATDAGEALWSPRVAAMEDYMVELAGVQVEEPIALQLLLYDILKDIDPHLDFDRFVGWAGLLLEDFSSLDQNLAPADKVFEYLSQAKALERWDLQGEAPKPESMTAGYFKFWDDLSKVYYRLRRRMLDQRVAYPGLAYRRASERVAEFIEQGRPLARHVFLGLGFLSRAEERLIRLLLKEGLAEVRFDADAFYMDADTPNRAGQHLRRYLKNWELPLEAFGGPEELLRGLPRHVRFVGVANASMQGKVAGQLLAEARTSNPSGTVAVVLPDETLLLPVLHGLPPDTVPDYNVTMGLSFQSTPLFNLVDLLFEVHLTGIREGSSETGYGVPRYHHLAVTKLLGHPFLRRYQQWLDKQPETRYHGLLDKVCREIVRRNAVLLPASELLELGQEHELIEALFKTWDTCDDIIAACYTLIDLLKQVYQEQHSAIEAEYLYLFYTLVKRLDSVFDCREQRLSVRSFRRFLYEQMTRTRLPFSGEPIADVQVMGLLETRALDFDHIILLSCNENVLPAPKRHTSLFPYDVLTEFRLPTYADHEAATAYHFWRLLQRARRVDLVHVLPGAEGTRTGERSRFLLQLQNDLLPQSPQMVLEDVVAVVETQPSTPQIPTASSAQAPQPAEETIRSSEAGDLVLEKDAGMLQALREVLGRGLSPTALNEYLACSLKFYFNRLAKFRETDEVEEALGADGFGTVVHEALEDLLTPFQQSGKPLTAADIPGLIGLAPMMVAKALRKEEKDRHARADEGLNHVLGQVASQLVRRYLEGLLIEKDGLPLQVQSIEEGLQATVYVPLPDGEKLRVSLIGFADRVDQLPDGRLRVVDYKTGLVQPYDLKLQKRGETSTDAAERLVHDATSAADKVRQLWLYRFMLAQGGRPAADTAIISLRNLGAGPMSADMGFLTDDGQDFVQRSEELLSRIINRILDPQEPIRKTDDLDKCQYCPYRGICAR; encoded by the coding sequence ATGAATCTGCCTACGCTCCCGCTCACTGCTCGCACTGCTATTTCCACTGAGTCGTTTCTGGCCCAAATGGCCCGCGACCTGACCACGCGCTACGCGCCCGAGGAGCTGTCGGATTTGGTGGTGGTGGTGCCCACACGGCGGGCGGTGGTGTATCTGAAAAACGAGTTGGCCATGGCCACCGACGCCGGCGAGGCCCTGTGGAGCCCGCGCGTGGCAGCCATGGAAGACTACATGGTGGAGCTGGCCGGCGTGCAGGTAGAAGAGCCCATTGCCCTGCAGCTGCTGCTCTACGACATCCTCAAGGACATTGACCCGCATCTTGATTTCGACCGGTTTGTGGGCTGGGCCGGCCTGCTGCTCGAAGACTTCTCCAGCCTCGACCAGAACCTGGCTCCCGCCGACAAGGTGTTCGAATACCTGTCGCAGGCCAAGGCACTGGAGCGCTGGGACCTACAGGGCGAAGCGCCCAAACCCGAGTCGATGACGGCCGGCTATTTCAAGTTCTGGGACGATTTGAGCAAGGTGTACTACCGCCTGCGCCGCCGCATGCTCGACCAGCGCGTGGCCTACCCTGGCCTGGCCTACCGCCGCGCCTCCGAGCGGGTAGCCGAGTTCATTGAGCAGGGCCGGCCATTGGCCCGGCACGTGTTTCTGGGCCTTGGCTTTTTGTCGCGGGCCGAAGAACGCCTGATTCGACTGCTGCTGAAGGAAGGCTTAGCGGAAGTGCGCTTCGATGCCGACGCCTTTTATATGGACGCCGACACTCCCAACCGCGCTGGCCAGCACCTGCGCCGCTACCTCAAGAATTGGGAGCTGCCGCTCGAAGCCTTTGGCGGGCCCGAGGAACTGCTGCGCGGGCTGCCCCGGCACGTGCGTTTCGTGGGCGTGGCCAACGCCAGCATGCAGGGCAAAGTGGCAGGCCAGCTGTTGGCCGAAGCCCGCACCAGCAACCCCAGCGGCACCGTGGCCGTGGTGCTGCCCGACGAAACCCTGCTGCTGCCCGTGCTGCACGGCCTCCCGCCCGACACCGTGCCCGACTACAACGTGACCATGGGCCTGAGCTTCCAGAGCACGCCCCTGTTCAACCTCGTGGATCTGCTGTTTGAAGTGCACCTGACCGGCATCCGGGAAGGCTCCAGCGAAACCGGCTACGGCGTGCCGCGCTACCACCATCTGGCCGTCACAAAGCTGCTGGGCCACCCGTTTCTGCGCCGCTACCAGCAGTGGCTCGACAAGCAGCCCGAAACCAGATACCACGGCCTGCTCGATAAAGTGTGCCGCGAAATTGTGCGTCGCAACGCGGTATTGCTGCCGGCCTCCGAGCTGCTGGAGCTGGGCCAGGAGCACGAGCTGATTGAAGCATTATTCAAGACCTGGGACACCTGCGACGACATCATTGCGGCCTGCTACACCCTGATTGACTTGCTGAAACAAGTGTATCAGGAGCAGCATTCGGCCATTGAGGCGGAGTACCTGTACCTTTTCTACACGCTCGTCAAGCGCCTCGATTCGGTGTTCGACTGCCGGGAGCAGCGGCTGTCGGTGCGCTCCTTCCGCCGATTCCTCTACGAGCAGATGACGCGCACCCGCCTGCCCTTCTCGGGCGAGCCCATTGCCGATGTGCAGGTGATGGGCCTGCTGGAAACCCGCGCCCTCGACTTCGACCACATCATCCTGCTCAGTTGCAACGAAAACGTGCTGCCGGCCCCCAAGCGCCACACGTCCCTGTTTCCGTACGACGTACTGACCGAGTTCCGCCTGCCCACCTACGCCGACCACGAAGCCGCCACCGCCTACCACTTCTGGCGCCTGCTGCAGCGTGCCCGCCGCGTAGACCTGGTGCATGTGCTGCCCGGCGCCGAGGGCACCCGCACCGGCGAGCGAAGCCGCTTCCTGCTGCAGCTTCAGAATGACCTGTTGCCTCAAAGCCCCCAGATGGTGCTGGAAGACGTGGTGGCAGTAGTAGAAACGCAGCCATCCACACCACAGATTCCTACTGCCAGCTCCGCCCAGGCTCCGCAGCCGGCCGAGGAAACCATCCGCAGCAGTGAAGCCGGCGACCTGGTGCTGGAAAAGGACGCCGGGATGCTCCAGGCCCTGCGAGAGGTGCTTGGCCGGGGCCTCTCTCCTACCGCGCTGAATGAATACTTAGCCTGCTCACTCAAATTCTACTTCAACCGCCTAGCCAAGTTCCGTGAGACCGACGAGGTGGAAGAAGCCCTTGGGGCCGATGGATTTGGAACGGTGGTGCATGAGGCACTGGAAGACTTGCTCACGCCGTTTCAGCAGAGCGGCAAGCCCCTCACGGCCGCCGACATTCCGGGTCTGATTGGGCTGGCCCCCATGATGGTGGCCAAAGCCCTGCGCAAAGAGGAAAAAGACCGCCACGCCCGCGCCGACGAAGGCCTCAACCACGTGCTGGGCCAGGTAGCCTCGCAACTGGTCCGCCGCTACCTGGAAGGTTTGCTCATTGAGAAGGATGGCCTGCCGCTGCAGGTGCAGAGCATTGAGGAAGGCTTGCAGGCCACCGTGTACGTGCCTCTGCCTGATGGAGAGAAGTTGCGCGTCAGCCTCATTGGCTTTGCCGACCGAGTAGACCAGTTGCCCGATGGGCGTCTGCGGGTAGTGGACTACAAAACCGGCCTCGTGCAGCCCTACGACCTGAAGCTGCAGAAGCGTGGTGAAACGTCGACTGATGCCGCTGAGCGCCTCGTACATGATGCCACCTCGGCCGCTGACAAAGTGCGTCAGTTGTGGCTCTACCGCTTCATGCTGGCCCAAGGCGGCCGCCCCGCCGCCGACACGGCCATCATTTCGCTGCGCAACCTGGGCGCTGGCCCCATGTCGGCCGACATGGGCTTCCTCACCGACGACGGGCAGGATTTCGTGCAGCGCAGCGAAGAACTGCTCAGCCGCATCATCAACCGCATCCTCGACCCGCAGGAGCCCATCCGCAAAACCGACGACCTCGACAAGTGCCAATACTGCCCGTACCGCGGCATTTGCGCCCGGTAA
- a CDS encoding vitamin K epoxide reductase family protein, translated as MNPTQLSHELRNGQSPDLTRRRWIIGLSILGVAAGQIVSLYQTGIIKHLPDPPAGPFDSDKVDASDYGYKRLDTPDALPMMVTYGLTACLAGAGGIRRATTQPALPVAMAAKTLFDTANTLFLSREEWQENKALCFYCQMATVASVVSLVLALPEASKGLKKLLSRN; from the coding sequence ATGAACCCTACGCAACTCAGCCACGAACTTCGCAACGGCCAGAGCCCCGACCTCACCCGCCGCCGCTGGATTATTGGCCTATCCATTTTAGGAGTAGCTGCTGGCCAGATAGTCAGCCTCTACCAAACCGGTATTATCAAGCACCTGCCCGACCCACCCGCCGGCCCTTTCGATTCCGACAAAGTAGACGCCTCCGACTACGGCTACAAGCGCCTCGACACGCCCGACGCGCTACCTATGATGGTGACGTATGGCCTCACCGCCTGCCTAGCCGGGGCCGGGGGAATCCGCCGGGCCACCACGCAGCCCGCGCTGCCCGTGGCTATGGCCGCCAAAACCTTGTTCGATACTGCCAATACGCTGTTTCTGAGCCGCGAAGAGTGGCAGGAAAACAAGGCGCTGTGCTTCTACTGCCAAATGGCAACGGTAGCCTCCGTTGTCTCGCTGGTGCTGGCTCTTCCTGAAGCGTCAAAAGGCCTAAAGAAACTACTGAGCCGCAATTAA
- a CDS encoding mechanosensitive ion channel family protein, with protein sequence MLQDLNRVLSTYWQQFLYVLPKLALALLLLIVAIFVSNRLSTLIGGRLRRRSHDPLLADFLTRISKWVFVLIGLLLAMQIVGLSGVVSGLLAGAGLSAFIVGFAFKDIAENFLAGVILAFNRPFNINDTVQIKDQIGHVEALNLRTTLMRTFDGKHVFLPNSLVLKEPLINFTRDGNLRQDFLASVDYGDNGNPGQVQQLLLEFLRTQPDVQHETGHPPYIILEKTNGTTADLRVYFWTSSDEYRRGTLQIKSDLMQKVKTMLQEKGYPAPNLAQ encoded by the coding sequence ATGCTGCAGGATTTGAACCGCGTGCTGTCGACCTACTGGCAGCAGTTTTTGTATGTATTGCCCAAGCTGGCGCTGGCGCTATTGCTGCTGATTGTAGCCATTTTTGTTTCCAACCGCCTCAGTACCTTAATCGGTGGCCGGCTACGCCGCCGCTCGCACGACCCGCTGCTGGCCGACTTTCTGACCCGCATCAGCAAGTGGGTGTTTGTGCTGATTGGGCTGTTGCTGGCCATGCAGATAGTAGGGCTTTCGGGGGTGGTGAGTGGGCTGCTGGCGGGGGCTGGGCTTTCGGCGTTCATTGTGGGCTTTGCCTTCAAGGACATTGCTGAAAATTTCCTAGCCGGCGTTATCCTGGCCTTCAACCGGCCGTTTAACATCAACGACACCGTGCAGATAAAAGACCAGATTGGGCACGTGGAGGCGCTAAATCTGCGCACCACGCTCATGCGCACCTTCGATGGCAAGCACGTATTTCTACCTAATTCTCTGGTACTAAAAGAGCCCCTCATCAACTTCACCCGCGACGGTAACCTGCGCCAGGATTTTCTGGCCAGCGTAGACTACGGCGACAACGGCAACCCGGGCCAGGTGCAGCAGCTGTTGCTGGAGTTTCTGCGCACCCAGCCCGATGTGCAGCATGAAACCGGCCACCCGCCGTACATTATTCTGGAGAAAACCAACGGCACCACCGCCGACCTGCGCGTGTACTTTTGGACGTCTTCCGACGAATACCGCCGCGGCACACTGCAGATTAAAAGCGACCTGATGCAGAAAGTGAAGACGATGCTGCAGGAGAAGGGCTACCCTGCTCCTAACCTGGCGCAGTAG